A genomic window from Labeo rohita strain BAU-BD-2019 chromosome 6, IGBB_LRoh.1.0, whole genome shotgun sequence includes:
- the LOC127167248 gene encoding NADH dehydrogenase [ubiquinone] 1 alpha subcomplex subunit 4-like 2 — protein MFKTMYKQAKKHPGLIPQFLFTVVGLSGAGLYLIRLARAPYVSWDRKNNPEPWNNLGPTYQYKLVAVTTDYESLKKEGPDF, from the exons ATGTTTAAAACGATGTACAAGCAGGCGAAGAAACATCCTGGG CTCATCCCTCAGTTCCTCTTCACAGTAGTGGGTTTGAGTGGAGCTGGTCTCTATCTGATCCGACTGGCTCGTGCACCTTACGTCAG CTGGGACAGGAAGAATAACCCTGAACCGTGGAACAATCTCGGCCCGACCTATCAGTACAAG TTGGTGGCCGTCACCACAGACTATGAGAGTCTGAAGAAGGAAGGACCTGACTTTTAA
- the fam210b gene encoding protein FAM210B, mitochondrial isoform X2, producing MFHCRRSVSAASLFLQRLNFTGPLQEVNASRSLRNSRAACCSRVYRRLTASKPVLSRSCLHETPFGSSSDLVTHARMAAAFALNAAAPRREYSDARNRDRNVLKLSELESFPSVRSSAPVTIQTRQSSTTPEKTRDESAANIQTDQVSSVSGAEGQRSDEKPSKTQQLRKVFKEYGAVGVSFHIGISLISLGMFYLAVSSGLDMAALLCKLGFSESVVQSRMAAGTSTFVLAYAVHKLFAPVRISITLVSVPLIVRHLRKTGLFRAGPSGP from the exons ATGTTTCACTGTCGGAGGAGCGTTTCTGCAGCGTCTTTATTCCTGCAGCGTCTCAACTTCACCGGACCGCTGCAAGAAGTCAACGCGAGCCGCTCATTGCGTAACTCCCGCGCGGCGTGCTGCAGCCGTGTTTACCGACGATTAACTGCAAGCAAACCTGTCCTATCCCGTTCCTGTTTACACGAGACTCCGTTCGGGTCGTCGTCTGATCTCGTTACACACGCGCGAATGGCCGCGGCGTTTGCTTTGAACGCTGCGGCGCCGCGGCGGGAATACAGCGACGCGAGGAACCGCGATAGAAACGTGCTCAAACTCAGTGAACTTGAATCGTTCCCATCTGTTCGTTCTTCGGCTCCTGTCACGATCCAAACGAGACAATCGTCCACGACGCCCGAGAAGACGCGAGATGAAAGCGCCGCTAATATTCAAACG GATCAGGTGTCGTCCGTGTCCGGCGCtgaaggtcagaggtcagatgAGAAGCCCAGTAAGACGCAGCAGCTCAGGAAGGTGTTTAAGGAGTACGGCGCCGTCGGCGTCTCCTTCCACATCGGAATCTCACTCATTTCTCTAGGAATGTTCTACCTCGCCGTATCCAG tggGTTGGACATGGCGGCTCTGCTGTGTAAGCTGGGCTTCAGTGAGTCTGTGGTTCAGTCCAGGATGGCGGCGGGCACCAGCACGTTTGTTTTAGCGTACGCCGTCCACAAGCTCTTCGCTCCGGTGCGGATCAGCATCACGCTGGTGTCCGTGCCGCTGATCGTCAGACACCTCAGGAAGACGGGACTCTTCAGAGCCGGCCCGTCCGGCCCGTGA
- the fam210b gene encoding protein FAM210B, mitochondrial isoform X1 translates to MFHCRRSVSAASLFLQRLNFTGPLQEVNASRSLRNSRAACCSRVYRRLTASKPVLSRSCLHETPFGSSSDLVTHARMAAAFALNAAAPRREYSDARNRDRNVLKLSELESFPSVRSSAPVTIQTRQSSTTPEKTRDESAANIQTQDQVSSVSGAEGQRSDEKPSKTQQLRKVFKEYGAVGVSFHIGISLISLGMFYLAVSSGLDMAALLCKLGFSESVVQSRMAAGTSTFVLAYAVHKLFAPVRISITLVSVPLIVRHLRKTGLFRAGPSGP, encoded by the exons ATGTTTCACTGTCGGAGGAGCGTTTCTGCAGCGTCTTTATTCCTGCAGCGTCTCAACTTCACCGGACCGCTGCAAGAAGTCAACGCGAGCCGCTCATTGCGTAACTCCCGCGCGGCGTGCTGCAGCCGTGTTTACCGACGATTAACTGCAAGCAAACCTGTCCTATCCCGTTCCTGTTTACACGAGACTCCGTTCGGGTCGTCGTCTGATCTCGTTACACACGCGCGAATGGCCGCGGCGTTTGCTTTGAACGCTGCGGCGCCGCGGCGGGAATACAGCGACGCGAGGAACCGCGATAGAAACGTGCTCAAACTCAGTGAACTTGAATCGTTCCCATCTGTTCGTTCTTCGGCTCCTGTCACGATCCAAACGAGACAATCGTCCACGACGCCCGAGAAGACGCGAGATGAAAGCGCCGCTAATATTCAAACG CAGGATCAGGTGTCGTCCGTGTCCGGCGCtgaaggtcagaggtcagatgAGAAGCCCAGTAAGACGCAGCAGCTCAGGAAGGTGTTTAAGGAGTACGGCGCCGTCGGCGTCTCCTTCCACATCGGAATCTCACTCATTTCTCTAGGAATGTTCTACCTCGCCGTATCCAG tggGTTGGACATGGCGGCTCTGCTGTGTAAGCTGGGCTTCAGTGAGTCTGTGGTTCAGTCCAGGATGGCGGCGGGCACCAGCACGTTTGTTTTAGCGTACGCCGTCCACAAGCTCTTCGCTCCGGTGCGGATCAGCATCACGCTGGTGTCCGTGCCGCTGATCGTCAGACACCTCAGGAAGACGGGACTCTTCAGAGCCGGCCCGTCCGGCCCGTGA